gtcatgaGAAAATCCTCATTTCTCCAAATTTCCTCATCATGAAATTTATCCTCTTATCAGACGGAGAACAAAGGGAAATGTCAGAGTTTAAAATCTGCTGGCATGTCGCGTGGCCGACTCACCTGGGTGTTGGAGTGGCTTTTAGCTTTACAGATTTCCACGGCGACAGTGATGGCCACGATGAACTCCAGCAGGGAGAAAATACCCAACACGGCTGACATGGCCTGTGACAGAGTctggaggaagacaggaagcTGCAGTCAGACTTCTACCACGGCCAGGAGAGACACCAGACTGATTATTACTAATCCAGGACACTGATGACTGATATATAGGGCCAATCAGGGGCggaaatcccatttcattactggtggggacaataaacagcaaaatttcagagagcaATTCCtggaggggacatgaaaaaattgctgtctggcacgactgtacctccctctttctctcttacgctcctttgaaacttgctgcACAGctttgagccctcagcatgttcatatgttttaaataatgctattaaaagcaataatcctctaaccaaatttaTTTGCTCACTTctaatttccactacagtccatcaaagtagctttacaagaacaaaaaactcaaaataagctctaaaactagaggaaataccttgaataatctaACTACATCAAATTCttccaaaaacagatttattgtagtgtcaacaaaaaacaaagcaagatatggcatcaaatagtgacatacagtatatgtttgagctgtacactgtcccttttagataaaatatgaaaatgaaatgaaactatgcgaCAAAATAATGccatttaaaatgcataaaaatagatatctatctagagacaaactcaaaatatcagtaaaatatttctatttctgtttctatttctgacattaatatcctgaaagactttttgaaagaataacaagctcagtatttgctcctcctgtggtctgtcctctctctcgcttcagcctgtaaacagtcattagctgttagcttcaTCAGTGAGCTGACagaggttttggaccaagcagggaaaatatcgcttttcatgtTACAACCTAAATTAGTGtgttttaacacttaaaaacacactattttacatccgcttgcattgtgctttcattgaatattactatattattcaaaattatttgttaacaatgtttttaattttttattttttggggggggtgggggggtggggtggagtggGGGGGAGTGGTCTtgtccccccaccccctcctgggatttccgcctatgggGCCAATATTCATTTCTGCTCAACTTGAAAATTGCAGTGTCAAAGTTTCAAGTGTGAAAAGCCAACACAAGCCTTGTTTCAAACTAACAAATGTTTAATTAGCATTATAATAGCCTAGTGaaaaattgcaataataaatcaaaaaaggaaaaaatctgcatgaaaatcatttgaaaatctgaaaaagtctTATGGAGCCACAGAGATCAGAGCAACAGTGCTGCTCTGCCATAAAAGATTTTGAGTTTCAGGCCCCtttcaatgtgattttttttcccccaaacagaACCACTGCACTCATCAGCAACAAACTGCCGTAGTAAATTCGTGGCAGAGGAAACCGTTTCAATGTTTGAAACCTCATGAAATGTCTTACCTGCCACCCATAGTATCCATAGTTGTCATAGTATCCATAGTACCAGATCATGACGAGTCCACTGGCGTCAATAAAGTGGAGGATGACGGCGACACCAGAGGGCACGGTAGCGATGATGCTGAGGGTCAGGGCGGCGTTCACCTGCCGGGCAGAGCGACACCACCTGATGTGAGCGAACCACGTTGCAATAAagcttttttaaatgtgtaaatattcCCGCTCCTGCACTGGCGTGTCAAGGCCGCTGCCAGGTGGGAGATAAACCTGACAATCTCCAGGATTAAagtcaaaaatttacaagaaaaaactctaaAAGCAAGTTTTTGAAAATTCTGATTTCTTTTCTTGGAATATTGCTCCACCTCACcaggctctgtttttttttttttatatatatatgctgccataagagagagagagagattagagaGATCTAGTCTCTTACTGTCTattccttttcattttaatttcttatttctacAAAAGCACTTTCTTGGAAGGGTGTCCAAGCATCCTCTACAAACACCATGATGCTGCTTTTgatagctgttttcagtttgtctgtgtaaaCCGTGTcagtccctatcaaataaaccatgaagaaaataataaaacagagatgAAAGACAGGGCATGACCTGCAGCTGAAGGCCTTAGGGCTCGGATTCGAACCCGGTGAGGTGGtcgacctccaccaggtgaacCACCGGGGCACCTGACACCTCATGTGTTTAAGTCACTGAATATGTcctgaaaatgattttgttaaAAGTGCAGGAGCCCCGGGTGTGCAGGAGGTGTCGGTGTCTCTGTTTCAGTGATGAGGGACAGGAAGTGGGCGTACTGACCTTGCAGCGGTCCATGGACCTGGTGGCAGCCACCGTCAGAGAGCCGGCCAGGATgtactgcaggacacacacattcagcaccGTCAGCATCGCCTCACTCATAGCATCATTATTACTGTTACCAGTCACTGTTCAAAGTGAATCTGCTACCTGTTACTGAATCATATGAAACCAGACGACCTGAGGAATCTCTTGGTACCAGCAGGTCACGCTGGGCCGTCGGCAAGGCGGTTAAGTATGACTGCAAACTGTCtcaatgaaaatgggttctctgggcagccacggctctcccctttgcagacacgcccaccttctgctaatcccatgcagtttgggccccaaagcctgcagtccacatgtgttcttgtggcctgttgtaaaatggtgtgtgtgtgcagactggggcctaaacagtcttggagctgcatcagttggctttgactggaaagctgagactcttgtggattcaatgagccacatttgattcctgtgtgatgatgttggcccccatagcagccatttcactgcagccagagacttttgtcacactggacgtcgctggagaaaatgacctctagtgacctctaggagaatcacagcctcatcaaactttacagacacaaactagagagcgaagccattcagaggagctctgcttctccagctggactgacaatAAGGGACAGTTTCTGGCACATTTCCAAAACACAACACTCAACATCCAATTAACAAAAAATGCAGCTCttaaagaaatctgaaaatgtcaaaagtttttggcaccaaatcaaagcctgaatttttctgtggtgttcctcagggtctggagacttttttactttttggatCAATTCTCCAGGGGTCAAACATGGTTAAATGTTGTACCAAATCTGTCTAACAAATGGTAACAACCCAAAAATTACTGCACCAAGTTATGGCACATAACTGAACATGGGAATGGCCTCATATActtccatcataatgttctaacccttatacactgaaaataaaccaaaaaataaatatatgcaaCTAACCAAAACACAGGGTTTCTttcagatttatgactagaataactTGAAGGACTCACAAACACGGCTCCCCACACAAAGATGCCGCTGAACACGGCGATCGAGTTTGGGGGGATCACCATCCCGATCCCGAAGAGGAGGACCAGCAGGCCGATCATGATCTGCACCGTCTGCAgggacaataaaacacagcaacaatatTATTGATAACAGTTACACCGTTCATAGAATTTCAAAGAagtaaaataaatcagcagGAAAGAGGGAATTTTTAGTCACAAGTAGGTTTCACACAGAGAGGTGGATTCAAGACGCTCCGTGTGAAAAGCttgaaataacacaataaaatgtataaactcaatttcacattaaaatgtgGAAGAAGTAAGAGGAATAAAGGAAATATAATTAAGATTAAGAAAAATAGACAGATAAAATATAAGATAAATAAGATACAAATaaagatgaagaaaataaaaggttagAAGAAATTGATTTAATTCCTTGAGTgtggacaacaacaacaacaataataataatgttgataAGCATTTTCTAAAAATCCATGTGAATTTCACACACATTGGTGAAGAGGCTGCAGAGCACAAActcaacagaaacactgaacatcagacacacacacacacacacagttgttccATGTTGTGACATATTGGCAGATAATAACTGATGATtaatcagtctttttttttttttttttttttaataaatattagCTTATAAATGTCAGTAAAACTGATAATGATCAGGCTTCAGGGGACAAGAAATAAAACCCTGGCAGGAGAGGAAAAGTGGGCGTGGACAAAGGTCACgtaggtgtgtgttttacacaaatctaataaaaataataataataataaaataaaaaaatctccgTGATCTTTAGGCTGCTGTTTGACTCTCCCACTGGCTGCTGGGCAAGGCAACTTAATTTGTGCTTTACACAGACCAACACAGGCAACAcgagcaataaaaataaattgaattacaattaaaaagatttcaattatataaaaaaaaatatcaaactaaATAAGACCAGTCGAACAGAAGAGTAAAAGTTATAGTGCAGTGTAAAGTTTTAACCAAACACCTCAAAGTTCATTTAACAAAAGTCAGGCAAACAGAAAAGCCTTCAGCCGGGATTTAACGGAGTAAATGTGTGATAGCTGGCAAAATATCAACATATAGGCTAATGATGAATTTTGCAATTATGCAGCTgagataaacaaaaacagaacttaTTAAAAAccaatactgtgtgtgtgtgtgtgtgtgtgtgtgtgtgtgtgtgtgtgtcctcacccccAGTGCCAGCAACCGTCTCTGTGTGGCGCCCTGGGGGCCCAGCGGTGGGCCCCCTTGGGCCCCCGGGGCTGAAGGGTAAACCTGGGTGATGACCGTCACGCCGGCCAGCGAGGAAGACGCCACCGACGCAGACATgatgagctgaaatgaagcCGCTCTGCTTCTTCGCTGCTTTTATCTGAACGAGTAACCCGAGTCTGAGAGGGAAAAGATCCCTGCAGGACGTTTTTATTGCGGCTCCCCATCCAGGAAAACAACACCCACACTTCTGGGAACACAGTTCTCACTTCCAGTACATCAGCAGCCTGGCGAATGTCCAGGATCACATACCGACTTATTAGGCACTCGTTTCTTGTCAGTTTTCGACCAGTTGCGTAACCCGACAGACTTACATAGAACTACCACAACTTCTGAAACAGACGCGTGTCATATGTGTCATATTTTGTGGAAATAGAGTCTGCCAGTAACTAACGGTTAACTGATAGGCTTGTGCCGATCGGCAACCcgattctttgtttttgttctcgttgttttttttgtttttttgttttttgtttttcagagaggAACAGCAGAGCTCCTCCGAGTAGCTCTGCTGTTCCTCTCTCTTTAGCCTGGTGTTTGGCTGATCAGCTGATACagggcacagtgtgtgtgtgtgtgtgtgtgtgtgtgtgtgtgtgtgtgtgtgtgtgtgtgttttaacggCAAAAAACAACATCTTCGATCATCCTCTCAATCACTAATAGAGAATCGGGTTCGATCGGCACAAGCCTATCAGTTAACGGTTATTAATTGGTTAACAAACGCTAGTTAACTGATTACCGTTAAGTGATCGgttaaaaacattaataatagcctaataataataataataataataataataataatttgtgcaTCTCTAATCCAGAGGTCATTCATTGCTACATCTTTTAACACTTCTCCCCGTAAACaggtcactgaaaaaaacattaaaaaaaaacaccggcACCGATCTACCAGGCATCGAATACTAATACTATGTAGCTATACTGATTTAGTGCGACAAAAACTAACGACGTCAGCAGTGTACGCTGCACGCTGTACGCTGCATTTAGTTTAATGTTTAAAGTAACGCTAGGCCTACAAACTAATCCCATTAAAAAAGGAAGTGCTAAAAGTGTTAACGGAGTTCTGGGTTTACTCTACGGGTTTACTCTATTTCGACGTTATATGACGCAAAAAACGtcacgttaccatgacaacaaagaggTAGCCGATGCCCCAAATGCTTCCTGTGGCATCTATCTCAGACGCTGTGGTAGTTCTATGTAAGTCTGTCGGGTTACCCAACTTGTGGAAAACTGACGAGAAACGGGTGCCTAATGAGTCGGCATGTGACCCTGACCATTCGCCAGGCTGCTGACGCATTGGGAGCGAGAACGTGTTGCAACACTCACACAACATCCAGCCACTGTTGTAATTTAATCTTCAGTGGTTGCAGTTTAGTAGTTTAGTAATGTTCACACCTATTTCAgataataaatacaaagttttatgaagatatattgatattaaaatGGTGGTAAGATTAAaccacaaagaagaaaatgttcaaatgatcCCTCAGacatttccctctttcctttatTTCTAGTGAATTTAAACTACCCCTCATATTGGTGAGGACCCCTAGAGCACCTTCAAGGGCCCCTGGGGGCCCCCAGACCCTGCTTTGAAAACCAGTGTTGTAGTTTGTTTCCACCTGTGTTGAAGTGAAACTGGGGTTTCTGCCGACAGCAAAGTGGCGCCACCAAGTGGCCAACAGAGTCAAAGCACCAGCAGTGAAGTTGATGCGTGTCACCCAGgaccttcatcctcctcctcacagctgAAGATAAACATCCAATCACAGCAATGCGGCTCCAGCTGGAGCTCGCTGACGTCTGGAGTGTTttctgccccctgcaggcgacTGAGCGCTCAACATGTCTGacaggggttttttttcttgctccagACCCCCAAGTGGAGGTTCATTAAGCCACGCCCCCCCATCTGAAGTGGTTTTATGGACTTCAATGAGGGGCTGTGGACCCTGACATGACCTCCACCTCCCGTGGCtgcgtctttctctgtgtgactgtctgtctgcctgcctgcccgctCCTGTCCCGGGTTGCCTAGTAACACACACCGACGCTGCGCACTGCGCGCACCAGGGCACCCGCATGTTTTCAAGATGTCGGCTACACCCGACACTCCACCACGTCCCAAAAAGCAAAAACGTTTGCAAAAGTACAGACGTGAATGGGAAGAGGCGAACCCGTGGCCTGACAGCGTCAGAGGCAATGAGTACAAGGCAGATTGCAAAACGTGTCGGCGAGTAGTACAGTAAGGGACGTCATTATATGATCAACTTGATTTCCTATATGGTTGTGTATTTAGCAGAAGATGTCAGTGCTTATGCTGATGTGGACATATACCCTAcagcacagtttctcaaatgggggtatgtggaggaactccagggggtagcctacatgagatttaaaaaaaaaaaaaattatacaacacgtagatctgACCAAGCAATCCgactggtcaatcagacgtttagaatgtgctcaaatgagcatgatagcacggctagccgtgctcaaatgaaaaatacctcatcaatGAAAAtgttactccgcctatatcttatagagtggtgaagtcccgccccttccggtgggcccccatgggacctttcggagcgaaaaaaaaatgaatggtgttcaatggacagaaaataattattttcaggtcccccgtcgttatgccatggattacacaaatgttgtttataggcttaaataacaaattttcatgtcaagagtttgaccgtttattgctccattgttcagttaaatgctgttgagaaaacacaattagaaagactacatactgtgtcgcgtat
The Myripristis murdjan chromosome 16, fMyrMur1.1, whole genome shotgun sequence DNA segment above includes these coding regions:
- the LOC115374104 gene encoding membrane-spanning 4-domains subfamily A member 12-like; this encodes MSASVASSSLAGVTVITQVYPSAPGAQGGPPLGPQGATQRRLLALGTVQIMIGLLVLLFGIGMVIPPNSIAVFSGIFVWGAVFYILAGSLTVAATRSMDRCKVNAALTLSIIATVPSGVAVILHFIDASGLVMIWYYGYYDNYGYYGWQTLSQAMSAVLGIFSLLEFIVAITVAVEICKAKSHSNTQSEFIMSNNLPSGLPANMQAPPTSAVIYQTMELPKEPENKGAADLCEPPAYTTTVG